One window from the genome of Moorena sp. SIOASIH encodes:
- a CDS encoding proton extrusion protein PcxA has product MNLQTILRTARQWFFDTPERALDQAYKAALKIKAIEDEYFGGKKISADTSQYSNSVIAYFEAEINKYIKTINVRLAEFQTSRSVIINSELTGSNPLETSQQQARENSRLSESIDLSDQQSILIEKLNFIDEIINNYAPPKPEKSTAALIPIDQKPDNQITNSSPRQVINQNSNLREAAYWESDNNSSRNNQGANSKKVTDKTGVLPRSIVGTVKRIQQELDPRAEDKVVKTFRRSQRKTVISIKFILILTIVPILTQQISKTFLVSPIVEHFRSNHESAIFLNYEMEEEALIELKKFEEELHFKSLLGFTPKLSEEEMEEEIKHKANELAEDYYNQGSNAIKNIFADIIALVAFALVIMNSKRDVIILKSFMDDIIYGLSDSAKAFIIILFTDMFVGFHSPHGWEVILEALSRHLGIPESREFIFLFIATFPVILDSVIKYWIFRYLNRISPSAVATYRTMNE; this is encoded by the coding sequence ATGAATCTTCAAACTATCTTACGCACAGCTAGACAATGGTTCTTCGATACACCAGAGAGAGCCTTGGATCAGGCATACAAAGCGGCACTAAAAATTAAAGCAATTGAAGATGAATATTTTGGAGGTAAAAAAATCTCCGCCGATACCAGTCAATATAGTAACAGCGTTATTGCCTATTTTGAGGCAGAAATTAATAAATATATCAAGACTATCAACGTTAGACTAGCAGAATTTCAAACCAGTCGTTCTGTTATAATAAATTCTGAATTAACTGGATCTAATCCTCTCGAAACTAGTCAACAACAAGCTAGGGAAAATTCTCGGTTATCTGAGTCAATCGACCTCAGCGATCAGCAGTCAATACTTATTGAAAAATTAAATTTTATTGATGAAATCATCAACAATTATGCGCCACCAAAACCGGAAAAATCCACCGCAGCATTGATTCCCATAGACCAAAAGCCAGATAATCAAATTACTAACTCCAGTCCAAGACAGGTTATCAACCAAAATTCCAATCTTCGAGAAGCCGCTTATTGGGAATCAGACAACAATTCATCTCGGAATAATCAAGGAGCTAACTCCAAGAAAGTAACGGATAAAACCGGTGTATTACCTAGGTCAATTGTAGGGACAGTCAAAAGAATTCAGCAGGAACTCGATCCACGAGCCGAAGATAAAGTTGTCAAAACCTTTCGTCGGTCTCAACGTAAAACCGTAATCTCTATTAAGTTTATCCTAATTTTAACTATTGTTCCTATTTTAACTCAGCAAATTTCCAAAACGTTTCTAGTTAGTCCCATAGTTGAGCACTTTAGAAGTAACCATGAATCAGCTATTTTTTTAAATTATGAGATGGAAGAAGAAGCTCTGATAGAGTTAAAAAAATTTGAAGAAGAACTCCACTTTAAAAGCTTACTGGGGTTTACTCCTAAACTATCTGAAGAGGAGATGGAAGAAGAGATTAAGCATAAAGCTAACGAACTGGCAGAAGACTATTATAATCAAGGGTCCAATGCCATTAAAAATATTTTCGCTGACATTATAGCTCTAGTTGCTTTTGCCTTAGTTATCATGAACAGCAAGCGAGATGTAATTATTTTAAAATCTTTTATGGATGATATTATCTATGGACTTAGTGATAGTGCCAAAGCCTTTATCATTATTTTGTTTACCGATATGTTTGTAGGATTCCACTCTCCCCACGGTTGGGAAGTAATCCTAGAAGCCTTATCCCGACATTTAGGAATACCAGAAAGTCGAGAGTTTATATTTTTGTTCATTGCCACATTTCCAGTTATCTTGGATTCGGTTATCAAATATTGGATTTTCCGCTATCTGAATCGGATATCTCCTTCAGCAGTAGCTACCTATCGTACCATGAATGAATAA
- a CDS encoding DUF2301 domain-containing membrane protein, which produces MTTSLQPSEPVVYQGQFGEFTITESDRIGVVIYRAGLVVAALSFAIASNLILLRGASPSILNVLTPLYGLFCLALGVSLVTIHIYLAPLHRLLQIFWGIGCISSIVLAFSSNEPLALYIYNHPISLFGIGFTFAALTGIYFKEAFCFNRLETKFLTPLVPMLLLGHIVGFWSTDWEMILLGLWAVLFIVFALRKVLQAIPDDIGDKSVFEYLKKKRV; this is translated from the coding sequence ATGACCACATCACTACAACCATCTGAACCGGTAGTTTACCAAGGTCAGTTTGGCGAATTTACCATTACCGAAAGCGATCGCATTGGCGTAGTTATCTACCGCGCTGGCTTAGTGGTAGCAGCCTTGAGCTTTGCGATCGCGAGTAATTTAATTCTATTGCGGGGAGCTAGCCCAAGTATTTTAAATGTCCTGACTCCTCTTTATGGCTTATTCTGCCTTGCCCTAGGGGTTAGCTTAGTCACCATTCATATTTATCTAGCACCCCTGCACCGCCTACTACAAATCTTTTGGGGCATCGGTTGCATTTCCTCAATTGTACTGGCATTTTCCAGCAATGAGCCCCTTGCTCTATACATTTATAACCATCCTATTTCTCTATTCGGAATTGGTTTTACCTTTGCAGCGTTAACCGGAATTTATTTCAAGGAAGCATTTTGCTTTAATCGCTTGGAAACTAAATTCCTAACTCCCCTAGTACCCATGCTGTTACTGGGACATATAGTTGGATTTTGGTCTACAGATTGGGAGATGATTCTGCTAGGACTCTGGGCGGTTTTGTTTATCGTGTTTGCCCTGCGTAAAGTATTGCAAGCGATTCCAGATGATATTGGTGATAAGTCGGTTTTTGAATATCTCAAAAAGAAGCGTGTGTAA
- a CDS encoding ElyC/SanA/YdcF family protein: MLTHIHPFLSIKSPINADALVVEGWLPDYALKGAMEEFDRGNYQKLITTGPPLRKGYYLSEYKTYAELTAATCIALGVEPDKLVAVPAPDVNVNRTLASAQALREWLLTSDESIKSINLYSFDVHTRRSWLIFKQVLAPEFKVGAIAANSLDYEPKQWWVSSQGVRSIMSETIAYIYAQVVSLKV; this comes from the coding sequence ATGTTAACTCATATCCACCCATTTTTATCGATTAAGTCTCCGATTAACGCTGATGCATTAGTAGTAGAAGGATGGCTACCGGACTATGCCTTAAAAGGTGCCATGGAAGAATTTGATCGGGGTAATTATCAAAAATTAATCACCACCGGCCCTCCTCTGCGTAAAGGATATTATCTGTCAGAGTATAAAACCTATGCTGAACTGACTGCGGCAACGTGTATCGCACTGGGTGTTGAGCCAGATAAACTAGTTGCTGTTCCAGCACCAGATGTTAATGTAAATCGTACGTTAGCATCGGCTCAGGCGTTACGGGAGTGGCTATTAACCTCAGATGAATCAATCAAGTCTATTAATCTTTATTCATTTGATGTTCATACTCGCAGAAGTTGGCTGATATTTAAGCAAGTTCTTGCTCCTGAGTTTAAAGTTGGCGCAATAGCTGCTAACTCCCTTGACTATGAACCAAAACAGTGGTGGGTTTCTAGTCAAGGAGTGCGGTCAATCATGTCTGAAACAATTGCTTATATCTATGCTCAAGTTGTAAGTTTGAAAGTGTGA
- a CDS encoding DUF1361 domain-containing protein, with translation MSMDTLLTEVWKAWHSNNDWMAWNLFLASIPLALSFWLFRSKSGLHSGLWWIGLAVFILFLPNAPYLLTDVIHLIQAIRRNYSVWTITLVVIPQHLLVILTGFEAYVLSVMNLGEYLQRRRLGKLIFSAELITHALCAFGIYLGRFQRFNSWDLVAQPNSLAKGMIHDLTSKGPLLVMAVTFVVLTVFYWMMKQITLGIMIRMRHQSSGSAASG, from the coding sequence ATGTCTATGGACACATTACTGACTGAGGTATGGAAAGCTTGGCATAGCAACAATGACTGGATGGCTTGGAATTTGTTTCTAGCATCAATACCATTAGCTCTAAGTTTTTGGCTATTCCGCAGTAAATCTGGCTTACACTCCGGATTATGGTGGATAGGTTTAGCAGTTTTTATCCTATTTTTGCCCAATGCGCCCTATCTGCTCACCGATGTGATTCATCTAATTCAAGCCATTCGCAGGAATTACTCAGTATGGACAATTACTCTAGTTGTTATTCCCCAACATCTGCTAGTTATCCTAACCGGTTTTGAAGCTTACGTTCTATCTGTGATGAACCTAGGTGAGTATTTGCAGCGGCGAAGGTTAGGAAAGTTGATATTTTCAGCTGAGTTAATTACTCATGCTCTGTGCGCCTTTGGTATTTATCTAGGACGATTCCAACGGTTCAACAGCTGGGACTTGGTTGCTCAACCCAATAGCTTAGCCAAGGGCATGATTCATGATTTAACCTCGAAAGGTCCACTACTAGTGATGGCCGTAACATTCGTGGTGCTGACAGTATTTTACTGGATGATGAAGCAAATAACCTTAGGAATTATGATCAGAATGCGCCACCAAAGTTCTGGCAGCGCAGCTTCTGGATAA
- a CDS encoding SAM-dependent chlorinase/fluorinase, producing the protein MPQNRIITLLSDFGLQDAYVGVMKGVIAQVNPTLSIVDLTHQIPPQNLAAARFNLINAYPYFPPGTVHVAVVDPGVGSHRRAIAIQLSQGFLVGPDNGLFSGILEQYPVMAAVELTNSAYWRTINPSTTFHGRDIFASVGAHLASGLAIERLGEVIEPNTLVRLDIPTKTLTDDGMIGSIQYVDHFGNLITNIPGAEVDGKTWSVRISDRIIPHTQTYSNCQLGEFVALIGSHGWVEIAVNGGSAKSQLQLDWGDTVELSIKN; encoded by the coding sequence ATGCCTCAGAATCGGATTATTACTCTCCTGAGTGATTTTGGCTTACAAGATGCTTATGTGGGTGTGATGAAGGGTGTCATTGCCCAAGTTAACCCAACTTTAAGTATAGTAGACCTGACTCACCAAATCCCCCCTCAAAACCTAGCCGCTGCTCGGTTTAATTTGATCAATGCCTATCCCTACTTTCCACCTGGGACAGTTCATGTGGCGGTGGTTGATCCAGGAGTCGGCAGTCACCGAAGAGCGATCGCTATCCAACTCTCACAGGGTTTCTTGGTCGGTCCAGATAATGGGCTATTCAGTGGAATTTTGGAGCAATACCCAGTCATGGCAGCAGTTGAGCTAACCAACTCAGCCTACTGGCGCACTATAAACCCTAGCACTACGTTTCATGGTCGAGATATCTTTGCCAGTGTTGGAGCTCACTTGGCTAGTGGCTTAGCAATCGAAAGGTTGGGAGAGGTAATTGAGCCAAACACTTTGGTAAGGCTAGATATACCAACAAAAACACTAACCGATGATGGGATGATTGGTTCTATCCAATATGTTGACCATTTTGGCAATTTAATCACTAATATCCCAGGGGCTGAGGTTGATGGCAAAACTTGGTCTGTTAGGATAAGCGATCGCATTATCCCCCATACTCAAACCTATAGCAATTGCCAACTTGGAGAGTTCGTTGCCCTAATTGGTAGTCATGGTTGGGTGGAAATCGCTGTTAACGGTGGGAGTGCTAAGTCTCAATTACAGCTGGATTGGGGAGATACAGTTGAATTAAGCATTAAAAATTAG